A window from Streptosporangiales bacterium encodes these proteins:
- a CDS encoding DUF2437 domain-containing protein, whose amino-acid sequence MRIARFAKGDDLAFGVVDTDQGAEFITEINGHPFQPNYELTGNRQPVAETRLVAPVLPTKIVAIGRNYAEHAVELGNEVPDEPIVFLKPSTSVIGPGEPIAYPKVSTDVHYEAELAVVIGRVCRQVPKERVRDVVFGYTCANDVTARDLQRREPQWGRAKGFDSFCPIGPWIETDVDPGDLAITCTVGDELKQSGRTSQMIYDVAGLVEYITEAMTLLPGDVILTGTPAGVGPLQIGDRVSVTLEGIGTLTNPVVARD is encoded by the coding sequence GTGCGTATCGCGAGGTTTGCCAAAGGCGATGACTTGGCGTTCGGTGTGGTCGACACCGACCAGGGCGCCGAGTTCATCACGGAGATCAACGGTCACCCGTTCCAGCCGAACTACGAGCTGACGGGGAACCGGCAACCGGTAGCCGAGACGAGGCTGGTCGCCCCCGTACTCCCGACGAAGATCGTCGCGATCGGGCGGAACTATGCCGAGCACGCGGTGGAGCTGGGCAACGAGGTGCCGGACGAGCCGATCGTGTTCCTCAAGCCGTCCACCTCGGTGATCGGCCCGGGCGAGCCGATCGCGTACCCGAAGGTCTCCACCGACGTGCACTACGAGGCCGAGCTCGCGGTGGTCATCGGCCGGGTCTGCCGGCAGGTGCCGAAGGAGCGGGTGCGCGACGTCGTGTTCGGCTACACGTGCGCGAACGACGTCACCGCACGCGACCTGCAGCGCCGCGAGCCGCAGTGGGGCAGGGCGAAGGGGTTCGACTCGTTCTGCCCCATCGGCCCGTGGATCGAGACCGACGTGGACCCAGGCGACCTGGCGATCACCTGCACGGTGGGCGACGAGCTCAAGCAGTCCGGCCGCACGTCGCAGATGATCTACGACGTCGCCGGGCTGGTGGAGTACATCACCGAGGCGATGACGCTGCTGCCGGGCGACGTCATCCTCACCGGCACGCCCGCCGGGGTCGGCCCGCTGCAGATCGGTGACCGGGTGTCGGTCACCCTCGAAGGCATCGGCACGCTGACCAACCCCGTCGTCGCCCGCGACTGA
- a CDS encoding citramalate synthase, which yields MSLDDSFHVYDTTLRDGAQQQGLNLTVADKLVIAAHLDELGVGFIEGGWPGAIPKDTEFFRRAAAELELKNAKLVAFGSTRKAGAKAAEDGQVLALRDAGTDVVCLVAKSDSRHVERALRTTREENLAMVGDTIEYLVGEGRRVFLDCEHFFDGYRYDPEYALSVVETAARAGADVVVLCDTNGGMLPHEVTEVVASVAAATDARLGIHAHNDTGCAVANTLAAVAAGATHVQGTANGTGERCGNANLFTVIGNLELKLGMSVLPADKVADLYHVAHAIAEVTNVAPQASQPYVGHGAFAHKAGLHASAIKVDPMLYQHADPAAVGNDMRMLVSDMAGRASVELKGRELGYDLSTDNETLATVTETVKTREAAGYTYDAADASFELILKDALDGERRRAFTVDSWRVIVDHLAEGRSTSEATVRLTAHGERHVVTAEAIGPFDALNQALRQALVRIFPELAEVELLDYKVRILEGAHGTGAITRVLMQTGDGQDEWGTVGVGDNVLAASWQALEDALSYYLVRRGHAHADSLAVPAAV from the coding sequence ATGTCTCTCGACGACAGCTTCCACGTGTACGACACCACGCTGCGCGACGGTGCTCAGCAGCAGGGTCTCAACCTGACCGTGGCGGACAAGCTGGTGATTGCGGCGCACCTGGACGAGCTGGGTGTCGGCTTCATCGAGGGCGGCTGGCCGGGCGCGATCCCCAAGGACACCGAGTTCTTCCGGCGGGCGGCGGCCGAGCTGGAGCTGAAGAACGCGAAGCTGGTCGCGTTCGGCTCCACCCGGAAGGCGGGCGCGAAGGCGGCCGAGGACGGGCAGGTGCTCGCGCTGCGCGACGCCGGCACCGACGTGGTGTGCCTGGTGGCGAAGTCGGACTCCAGGCACGTCGAGCGTGCCCTGCGCACCACGCGCGAGGAGAACCTGGCGATGGTCGGCGACACCATCGAGTACCTGGTGGGCGAGGGCCGTCGGGTGTTCCTCGACTGCGAGCACTTCTTCGACGGCTACCGCTACGACCCGGAGTACGCGCTGAGCGTGGTCGAGACGGCCGCGCGTGCGGGCGCGGACGTGGTCGTGCTCTGCGACACCAACGGCGGCATGCTCCCGCACGAGGTGACCGAGGTCGTCGCGTCGGTCGCCGCGGCGACCGACGCCCGGCTGGGCATCCACGCGCACAACGACACCGGCTGCGCCGTCGCCAACACGCTGGCCGCGGTCGCCGCGGGTGCCACGCACGTGCAGGGCACCGCCAACGGCACCGGCGAGCGCTGCGGCAACGCGAACCTGTTCACCGTCATCGGCAACCTGGAGCTGAAGCTCGGCATGTCCGTGCTGCCGGCGGACAAGGTCGCCGACCTCTACCACGTGGCGCACGCGATCGCCGAGGTCACCAACGTGGCGCCGCAGGCGAGCCAGCCGTACGTCGGGCACGGCGCGTTCGCGCACAAGGCCGGTCTGCACGCCAGTGCCATCAAGGTCGACCCGATGCTGTACCAGCACGCCGATCCCGCGGCCGTCGGCAACGACATGCGGATGCTGGTCTCCGACATGGCCGGCCGGGCGAGCGTGGAGCTGAAGGGCCGTGAGCTCGGTTACGACCTGTCCACGGACAACGAGACGCTCGCGACCGTCACCGAGACCGTGAAGACGCGCGAGGCGGCAGGCTACACCTACGACGCCGCGGACGCGTCGTTCGAGCTGATCCTGAAGGACGCCCTCGACGGCGAGCGCCGGCGGGCGTTCACCGTCGACTCGTGGCGGGTGATCGTCGACCACCTCGCCGAGGGCAGGTCGACCAGCGAGGCCACCGTACGGCTGACGGCGCACGGCGAGCGGCACGTCGTCACGGCAGAGGCGATCGGCCCGTTCGACGCGCTCAACCAGGCGCTGCGGCAGGCACTCGTACGGATCTTCCCCGAGCTCGCCGAGGTCGAGCTGCTCGACTACAAGGTGCGCATCCTGGAGGGCGCGCACGGCACCGGCGCGATCACCCGGGTGCTCATGCAGACCGGTGACGGTCAGGACGAGTGGGGCACCGTCGGGGTCGGCGACAACGTGCTCGCCGCGTCGTGGCAGGCGCTGGAGGACGCCCTGTCGTACTACCTGGTACGACGCGGCCACGCCCATGCTGACTCGCTCGCGGTGCCGGCGGCCGTATAG
- a CDS encoding glutamate--tRNA ligase produces MLDRAVVDSLFPADLPDPEHWERQFPARDLPDGAYVTRFAPSPTGFVHIGGIYAATIDKDLAEHSGGRYVVRVEDTDRSREVAGALGQFDRAFTHFGIVSDEDDDRGAYGPYHQSARERIYLSYVRELMRQGRAYPCFATKEELAENTARQQAAKVPTGYYGSWAIWRDADPETVTAKLAADEPRVVRFRTPDDPGARSGFTDAIRGYLEHEANRNDAVILKSSDQSPRLPTYHFAHAVDDHLMRITLVVRGDEWISSVPLHLQLFDALGFEPIQYAHIAPLMKQITGGKRKLSKRKDPEASVDFYLESGYPVDAVLYYLRGLINGRLAELPLDEALRTPIAIADCGVAGPLVDLVKLDDISANHIATLGGEAILDAVRTWAAEFDGELAEVLGAEPDLALRALAVEREGVENPRKDLRKWADFRAAYGFFFPSLFTPVTGTADERLTELGVPADVASAFAADFVDGYQHLDDQPSWFDQIREVAAKHGFAPNAKTYKKDPDAYPGALREAAQLIRVALTGATRSPDMHAICQVLGADEVLRRVRPLAGRD; encoded by the coding sequence ATGTTGGACCGCGCCGTTGTCGACTCCCTGTTCCCCGCGGACCTGCCAGACCCCGAGCACTGGGAGCGGCAGTTCCCCGCACGCGACCTGCCCGACGGCGCGTACGTGACCAGGTTCGCCCCCTCCCCGACCGGCTTCGTGCACATCGGCGGGATCTACGCGGCGACCATCGACAAGGACCTCGCCGAGCACTCCGGCGGACGCTACGTCGTACGGGTCGAGGACACCGACCGGTCCAGGGAGGTCGCCGGCGCCCTCGGCCAGTTCGACCGCGCCTTCACGCACTTCGGCATCGTTTCCGACGAGGACGACGACCGCGGCGCGTACGGTCCGTACCACCAGTCGGCGCGGGAACGGATCTACCTGAGCTACGTCCGCGAGCTGATGCGGCAGGGCCGGGCCTACCCGTGCTTCGCGACGAAGGAGGAGCTGGCCGAGAACACCGCCCGCCAGCAGGCGGCCAAGGTGCCGACCGGCTACTACGGCTCGTGGGCGATCTGGCGCGACGCGGACCCGGAGACGGTCACCGCGAAGCTCGCCGCAGACGAGCCGCGCGTGGTGCGCTTCCGCACCCCCGACGACCCGGGCGCCCGGTCCGGCTTCACCGACGCGATCAGGGGGTACCTGGAGCACGAGGCGAACCGCAACGACGCGGTGATCCTGAAGTCGTCGGACCAGTCGCCGCGGCTGCCCACGTACCACTTCGCGCACGCGGTCGACGACCACCTGATGCGGATCACGCTGGTCGTACGCGGCGACGAGTGGATCTCCTCGGTGCCGCTGCACCTGCAGCTGTTCGACGCGCTCGGCTTCGAGCCGATCCAGTACGCGCACATCGCGCCGTTGATGAAGCAGATCACCGGCGGCAAGCGGAAGCTGTCCAAGCGCAAGGACCCCGAGGCGAGCGTCGACTTCTACCTGGAGTCCGGCTACCCCGTCGACGCCGTGCTGTACTACCTGCGCGGGCTGATCAACGGCCGGCTCGCGGAGCTCCCCCTCGACGAGGCGCTGCGCACGCCGATCGCCATCGCCGACTGCGGCGTCGCCGGGCCGCTGGTCGACCTGGTGAAGCTCGACGACATCAGCGCGAACCACATCGCCACGCTCGGCGGCGAGGCGATCCTCGACGCCGTACGCACCTGGGCGGCGGAGTTCGACGGTGAGCTGGCCGAGGTCCTCGGGGCCGAGCCCGACCTCGCGCTGCGCGCGCTGGCCGTCGAGCGCGAAGGCGTCGAGAACCCGCGCAAGGACCTGCGGAAGTGGGCCGACTTCCGCGCCGCGTACGGGTTCTTCTTCCCTTCACTGTTCACCCCGGTCACCGGTACCGCCGACGAGCGGCTGACGGAGCTCGGCGTGCCCGCCGACGTGGCCAGCGCCTTCGCGGCCGACTTCGTCGACGGCTACCAGCACCTCGACGACCAGCCGAGCTGGTTCGACCAGATCCGCGAAGTGGCCGCCAAGCACGGCTTCGCGCCGAACGCGAAGACGTACAAGAAGGACCCGGACGCCTACCCTGGCGCACTGCGCGAGGCGGCACAGCTGATCCGCGTCGCGCTGACCGGCGCCACCCGCAGCCCGGACATGCACGCGATCTGTCAGGTGCTCGGCGCCGACGAGGTGCTGCGCCGGGTCCGGCCACTCGCCGGGCGCGACTGA